In Maridesulfovibrio sp., a single genomic region encodes these proteins:
- a CDS encoding SurA N-terminal domain-containing protein encodes MKHVVVAVFIAFICLYVQSAVADEITVDGIVADVNGDVITMFDLNFKMAPIMKQFKGRELTAVEEEQLKKIRSQILDRMINEIIIDQEASRLKIEVSPQDVDNEIKSIKENSNLTDEEFEQRLALQKTTLAEFKEKLRKDIRQHRLLAYKVKSKVVVTDDEIRAAWNSTRTSDVPQTKNVHLKLILFPENVSAAKIREEILSGGITFEQAADKYTTGPGAGSGGDLGVLNWDDLAQTWHDALEGLKPGEISQPFDVQSFKALLKLDSYAAAVQEGSFEDEKDEIYERLYRQKQDDVFAEYIKKLREKAVIDFK; translated from the coding sequence TTGAAGCACGTTGTCGTAGCTGTGTTTATTGCTTTTATATGTCTTTATGTCCAGTCCGCAGTTGCAGACGAAATTACTGTGGATGGAATAGTTGCCGATGTTAACGGTGACGTAATTACAATGTTTGATCTCAATTTCAAGATGGCTCCCATAATGAAGCAGTTCAAAGGCAGGGAGCTTACGGCAGTAGAGGAAGAGCAGCTTAAGAAGATCCGGTCTCAGATACTGGATCGCATGATTAATGAAATTATTATCGATCAGGAAGCCAGCAGGCTGAAGATTGAAGTTTCGCCGCAGGATGTTGATAATGAAATCAAAAGCATAAAGGAAAACAGCAACCTTACGGACGAAGAGTTTGAACAGCGTCTCGCCCTGCAGAAGACCACTTTGGCGGAATTCAAGGAAAAACTGAGAAAGGATATTCGCCAGCACCGTCTTCTGGCTTACAAAGTCAAAAGCAAGGTTGTGGTTACTGATGATGAAATCAGAGCAGCATGGAACAGTACGCGCACAAGTGACGTTCCGCAGACCAAAAATGTTCATCTGAAACTGATCCTTTTTCCGGAAAACGTTTCTGCAGCTAAGATAAGGGAAGAAATTCTTTCCGGCGGTATAACTTTTGAGCAGGCCGCCGATAAATACACAACCGGTCCCGGTGCAGGCAGCGGAGGAGACCTCGGTGTGCTTAACTGGGACGACCTTGCCCAGACATGGCATGATGCTCTTGAGGGACTGAAGCCCGGTGAAATAAGTCAGCCTTTTGATGTTCAGTCATTCAAGGCCCTGCTCAAGCTCGATTCTTATGCCGCGGCTGTGCAGGAAGGTTCTTTTGAAGATGAAAAAGATGAAATTTATGAGCGCTTATATCGGCAGAAGCAGGATGACGTCTTTGCCGAGTACATAAAAAAACTCAGGGAAAAAGCTGTTATCGATTTTAAGTAA
- a CDS encoding RodZ domain-containing protein, whose translation MDLKELGSRLREERQRQRLSVEQIMEITKISRINIDALENGDQKEFPHAVYAKGFIKNYARALGLDPEEIGEEFSRLLGTSFEDDVFSVEAVPQPVIGESGRKSLAGPILLIVLLVAVVGGLVYYLHDSSMFDFGGSEHSEKAVQEKPAEQAPAPVPEQPVVEEAPAEQAVPGEVKAEEGEPVANTAEPAAAEQTAVEEQAAPAPAAVPAALGNVVEIRARAGEVCWVEAVADGKRSEMVLQEGESVSFPYSESLKIKLGNAGGVDITSDGKPFGIEASKGAVKTLDFPAAP comes from the coding sequence ATGGATTTGAAAGAGCTGGGTTCCCGACTGAGAGAGGAAAGACAGCGGCAGAGATTGTCCGTTGAGCAGATTATGGAGATTACCAAAATCAGCCGGATCAATATTGATGCGTTGGAAAACGGTGATCAGAAAGAGTTTCCCCATGCTGTTTATGCCAAGGGTTTTATCAAGAACTACGCTCGGGCCCTCGGGCTTGATCCGGAAGAGATAGGCGAAGAATTTTCCAGGCTCCTGGGTACATCATTCGAAGATGATGTTTTTTCGGTTGAAGCTGTTCCGCAACCGGTGATCGGTGAGTCCGGCAGGAAAAGTCTGGCCGGACCTATCCTGCTCATTGTGTTGCTTGTTGCTGTTGTGGGCGGACTTGTCTATTACCTGCACGACAGTTCCATGTTTGATTTCGGCGGATCTGAGCACAGTGAAAAAGCTGTGCAGGAGAAGCCTGCCGAACAGGCTCCGGCTCCCGTCCCGGAGCAGCCAGTTGTTGAAGAAGCACCCGCAGAGCAGGCCGTTCCCGGTGAAGTGAAGGCTGAAGAAGGTGAGCCTGTAGCAAACACCGCCGAACCTGCTGCAGCCGAACAGACAGCAGTAGAAGAACAGGCTGCACCGGCTCCTGCTGCGGTACCTGCTGCCCTAGGTAATGTTGTGGAAATCAGGGCCAGAGCGGGGGAAGTCTGCTGGGTTGAAGCTGTAGCGGATGGAAAGCGCAGTGAAATGGTCCTGCAGGAAGGAGAGTCTGTTTCCTTTCCTTACTCCGAAAGTCTGAAGATAAAATTGGGGAATGCCGGAGGAGTTGATATTACTTCCGATGGAAAACCCTTCGGGATAGAAGCTTCCAAAGGGGCGGTAAAGACGCTGGATTTTCCGGCAGCTCCTTAA
- the recO gene encoding DNA repair protein RecO: MEVTEKVVILKTGKFKENDLWVKYLSATRGVQTAFAFGGSRSRRRFGGCFEPFSQVLFKTGANKTGTYQALQEGSLIKAYSGIRADIRKMGLAANCLKFVEAAVAEREDSRRVFALLTETLDVIDEFDPDDFFPLFFRAKVAFEQGYTPDFTICSRCGKPLFSSRPVVFDVKKGGIECFDCAGNAAGDVISVGTLRTLAWIQDTGPANWTALELPAVIRQECFAVMDRFMAYHLGLVWEGSNYRKI; the protein is encoded by the coding sequence ATGGAAGTCACGGAAAAGGTCGTAATACTCAAGACGGGGAAGTTCAAGGAGAACGATCTCTGGGTAAAGTACCTGTCAGCCACCAGGGGAGTACAGACAGCCTTTGCTTTCGGCGGCAGCAGAAGCCGCAGAAGGTTCGGGGGGTGTTTTGAACCGTTTTCCCAGGTCCTTTTCAAAACCGGGGCCAACAAGACCGGGACTTATCAGGCTCTGCAGGAAGGAAGCCTTATCAAGGCTTATTCGGGGATAAGAGCCGACATCAGGAAAATGGGGCTGGCCGCGAACTGTCTGAAGTTCGTGGAGGCTGCGGTGGCCGAGAGGGAAGACAGCCGCAGGGTGTTTGCTCTGCTTACCGAAACACTGGATGTAATCGACGAGTTCGACCCGGATGATTTTTTCCCGCTTTTTTTTCGGGCCAAGGTTGCTTTTGAACAAGGTTACACCCCGGACTTTACAATTTGCTCCCGATGCGGCAAACCACTGTTCAGTTCCCGTCCGGTTGTCTTTGATGTCAAAAAGGGCGGAATCGAGTGTTTTGACTGTGCCGGCAATGCTGCTGGCGATGTGATCAGTGTCGGCACATTGCGAACGCTGGCCTGGATTCAGGACACCGGACCTGCGAACTGGACCGCATTGGAACTCCCGGCCGTGATCCGGCAGGAATGTTTTGCGGTCATGGACAGGTTCATGGCTTACCATCTCGGACTGGTCTGGGAGGGGAGCAACTACAGGAAGATATGA
- the glyQ gene encoding glycine--tRNA ligase subunit alpha: MNFQDVILKLQDFWSDYGCCIVQPLDIETGAGTFNPSTFFRVIGPEPWNTAYVEPSRRPTDGRYGENPNRLQHYFQFQVILKPSPDDVQGLYLKSLEVLGINAEEHDIRFVEDDWESPTLGAWGLGWEVWLNGMEVTQFTYFQQVGGIDLKPVSVELTYGLERISMYLQGVESVYDLKWNDKVTYGQIFHQNEVEQSKYNFELSDAAMLLDLFNKYEAESKKLCEEGLPRPAYDYCLKCSHTFNLLDARGAISITERASYIGRVRNLASAAARLYAQEREDMNYPMLNND, translated from the coding sequence ATGAATTTTCAAGATGTTATTCTAAAACTGCAGGACTTCTGGTCTGATTACGGATGTTGCATTGTTCAGCCGCTGGATATCGAGACCGGTGCCGGTACATTCAACCCGTCAACTTTTTTTCGGGTAATCGGTCCCGAGCCCTGGAACACCGCATATGTCGAGCCCTCGCGCCGGCCTACGGACGGACGTTACGGTGAAAACCCCAACCGTCTGCAGCACTATTTCCAGTTTCAGGTCATTCTGAAACCTTCCCCGGACGATGTGCAGGGTCTTTACCTCAAAAGCCTTGAAGTGCTCGGCATCAATGCCGAAGAGCATGACATCCGCTTTGTCGAGGACGACTGGGAATCTCCCACTCTCGGCGCCTGGGGACTCGGCTGGGAAGTATGGCTCAACGGTATGGAAGTTACCCAGTTCACCTATTTTCAGCAGGTCGGCGGGATTGATCTAAAGCCTGTGTCCGTTGAGTTGACCTACGGTCTGGAACGCATCAGCATGTACCTGCAGGGTGTGGAATCCGTTTACGATCTTAAATGGAATGACAAGGTCACCTACGGTCAGATTTTTCATCAGAACGAAGTTGAGCAGTCAAAATACAACTTTGAACTCAGCGATGCGGCAATGCTGCTCGACCTTTTCAACAAGTATGAAGCGGAGAGCAAAAAGCTTTGCGAGGAAGGGCTGCCCCGTCCCGCATACGATTACTGCCTCAAGTGCTCGCATACTTTCAACCTGCTTGATGCCCGTGGAGCCATCTCCATAACCGAGCGCGCTTCCTATATCGGCAGAGTCCGCAATCTTGCTTCCGCCGCTGCAAGGCTCTATGCGCAGGAACGCGAGGATATGAACTATCCCATGCTTAACAACGATTAA
- the glyS gene encoding glycine--tRNA ligase subunit beta, with protein MADFILEIGIEEMPARFVPRLGIDIKDIFGSLLDENMIDCESVEAFATPRRLTVYVKDMAQVQRKMEEEVSGPPARIAYDAEGKPTKALEGFVRSQGIALEDIYTVETDKGEYLAAKKVVGGGNTIDILPDLCVTAIKGLSFPKKMKWGNLDFAFGRPLRWLLCLFGSDVVEFEMAGLPSGRKTFGHRVMGAGPWDVADASDYFSIIKDKCSVIISPDERGEYVRKEGDRLASELGGSVVWKDSLLQEVSNLVELPMPIIGGFDESFLELPREVLLTSMESHQKCFGIQKDDGKLLPHFLCTLNLVPKDVELVRKGWEKVLKARLEDARFFWKNDLKADVETWLDKLDNVVFLGPLGSMGDKSRRMERLAAMIAAKVDSSLQTELARAGRLAKADLVSEMVYEFDSLQGIMGGIYAAKRGEEDVICKAIAEQYLPAGPDSPVPSSLGGAIVSMSDKADTLVGCFGLNKIPTGANDAYALRRAALGIVRIIMDYGMRVDVLKVMETAFDGYSKDIKWKLSKTEILDKLSEFFSSRLRAYFSGQGFETRVVDAAIGAGFRDLTALKARIEALAEFAAAEGFEQSVLTFKRAANIIRKQVGEEGLELSGGFEADRLVEPQEIKLAEKLDESAGRFEELWENDEFAKLFAILGELRPFVDEFFDNVMVNCEDQGLKMNRLNLLQALVDRLSRLADFGALQI; from the coding sequence ATGGCCGATTTTATACTCGAAATTGGAATTGAGGAAATGCCCGCCCGTTTTGTTCCCCGGCTCGGCATCGACATCAAGGATATATTCGGCAGCCTGCTCGATGAGAACATGATCGATTGCGAAAGCGTAGAGGCTTTCGCTACTCCGCGCAGACTGACTGTTTACGTAAAGGATATGGCGCAGGTACAGCGCAAGATGGAAGAGGAAGTTTCCGGACCTCCCGCCAGAATCGCTTATGATGCCGAAGGTAAGCCGACCAAGGCGTTGGAAGGGTTTGTCCGTTCTCAGGGGATTGCCCTTGAGGACATCTATACCGTTGAAACCGACAAGGGCGAATATCTCGCAGCCAAAAAGGTTGTCGGCGGCGGCAATACCATCGATATCCTGCCCGATCTCTGCGTGACCGCAATCAAGGGGCTTTCCTTTCCCAAGAAAATGAAATGGGGAAATCTTGATTTCGCTTTCGGGCGTCCGTTGCGCTGGCTGCTCTGCCTGTTCGGTTCGGATGTCGTTGAATTCGAGATGGCCGGGCTTCCTTCGGGACGCAAGACTTTCGGACACCGTGTCATGGGTGCCGGTCCCTGGGATGTGGCCGATGCTTCCGACTATTTTTCCATTATCAAGGATAAGTGCTCGGTTATTATCTCCCCGGACGAACGCGGCGAATATGTCCGCAAGGAAGGGGACAGGCTGGCTTCCGAACTGGGCGGTTCCGTTGTATGGAAGGATTCCCTGCTGCAGGAAGTCAGCAACCTTGTTGAACTGCCCATGCCCATCATCGGCGGATTCGATGAATCTTTTCTTGAACTCCCCAGGGAAGTGCTCCTGACCAGCATGGAAAGCCACCAGAAATGTTTCGGTATCCAGAAGGATGACGGAAAGCTCCTGCCTCATTTTCTGTGCACCCTCAACCTTGTACCCAAGGATGTGGAACTGGTGCGCAAGGGCTGGGAAAAGGTTCTCAAGGCCAGACTTGAAGATGCCCGTTTCTTCTGGAAGAACGACCTCAAGGCTGACGTGGAAACCTGGCTGGACAAGCTGGACAATGTTGTTTTCCTCGGACCTCTGGGGTCCATGGGCGACAAATCCAGACGCATGGAACGTCTTGCGGCCATGATCGCCGCGAAGGTCGATTCTTCCCTGCAGACCGAGCTTGCCCGTGCAGGACGTCTGGCAAAGGCTGACCTTGTTTCCGAGATGGTTTACGAATTTGACAGCCTGCAGGGCATCATGGGTGGAATTTACGCCGCCAAACGCGGTGAAGAAGATGTCATCTGCAAGGCCATAGCCGAACAATATCTGCCTGCCGGTCCGGACAGCCCCGTGCCGTCCTCGCTTGGCGGAGCAATTGTTTCAATGTCCGACAAGGCCGACACTCTGGTCGGTTGTTTCGGACTCAACAAGATCCCCACTGGCGCTAACGATGCCTACGCTCTGCGGCGTGCCGCTCTGGGCATTGTGCGCATAATTATGGATTACGGTATGAGGGTTGATGTCCTCAAAGTCATGGAAACAGCCTTCGACGGTTATTCCAAGGACATCAAATGGAAACTCTCCAAGACCGAAATCCTTGATAAACTCAGCGAGTTCTTTTCAAGCAGGCTGCGGGCCTACTTCTCCGGTCAGGGTTTTGAGACCAGAGTTGTGGACGCTGCCATCGGAGCCGGATTCCGTGACCTTACCGCTCTCAAGGCACGGATTGAGGCACTTGCAGAATTCGCTGCGGCCGAAGGTTTTGAACAGTCAGTGCTGACTTTCAAACGTGCGGCCAACATAATCAGGAAACAGGTTGGCGAGGAGGGGCTTGAACTCTCCGGCGGATTCGAGGCTGATCGCCTTGTTGAACCGCAGGAAATCAAGCTTGCTGAAAAGCTTGATGAAAGCGCCGGCCGTTTCGAAGAACTCTGGGAAAATGATGAATTCGCTAAACTGTTCGCAATCCTCGGCGAACTCAGGCCGTTTGTTGACGAATTTTTCGACAACGTAATGGTCAACTGCGAAGATCAGGGTCTCAAGATGAACCGACTCAACCTGTTGCAGGCACTGGTAGACAGGCTTTCCAGGCTTGCCGATTTCGGCGCTCTGCAGATTTAA
- the rpsT gene encoding 30S ribosomal protein S20, with protein sequence MANHKSALKRYRQSQVRNKRNNMVRTRVKNVVKDVRAAIEANDTELAATALRKATSVLDSAASKKVIHSRAAARRISRLHAAVNKMA encoded by the coding sequence TTGGCGAATCATAAGTCCGCACTCAAAAGATACCGTCAGAGCCAGGTCCGTAACAAGCGCAACAACATGGTACGTACCCGTGTAAAGAACGTTGTTAAAGATGTTCGCGCTGCAATCGAAGCCAACGATACCGAACTTGCCGCAACTGCTCTGCGTAAGGCAACTTCCGTGCTCGACAGTGCTGCTTCCAAGAAGGTCATCCATTCCCGTGCCGCTGCACGCAGAATTTCCCGCCTTCACGCTGCCGTCAACAAGATGGCTTAG
- the trkA gene encoding Trk system potassium transporter TrkA has translation MRVIIVGAGEVGFNVARRLSGESKEVVVIDNNGQALNKVSDSLDVQTIVGSGASPEILEEAGIREADILLAVTDKDEINLISSFLANRLAPDIIKLARIRNEDYTKYSHMFSGGDLRIDTIINPDEEVVESILRVMSVPGAVEINDFVGGRIRLIGVRLPEDSPLVGVTLMDIREHLGDVDVVIAALVRNDRLIIPGGLDTIHKGDIVYFTCIRDQQDELLRRSGILSDPIRKVLIVGGGNVGFQLAQALDNKKYHTRLLEYNPERCAELSEKLDRVIVLSGNGTDQELLKEENIGELDMVIAVTGDEEMNILSCLLSKNLGARKTITRINNFAYLPLIQPIGIDHLVCPRLSAINSILHFVRQGKVISAVSIKGEEAEALEAIAQENSAIVGKPIMDLDLPKGALILCFQRGEDVIIPTGTTVIEPNDRLLIISTHKNIPKIEKALTTKLELY, from the coding sequence TTGAGGGTTATAATAGTTGGAGCCGGAGAAGTCGGATTCAATGTTGCCAGACGTCTTTCCGGGGAGAGCAAGGAAGTTGTGGTCATCGACAACAACGGACAGGCATTGAACAAGGTTTCCGATTCTCTGGATGTGCAGACCATTGTCGGGTCCGGGGCCAGTCCCGAAATTCTGGAAGAAGCCGGAATAAGGGAAGCCGATATCCTGTTGGCAGTGACGGACAAGGACGAAATCAACCTGATTTCCTCCTTTTTGGCCAACCGGCTTGCTCCGGATATTATCAAGCTGGCCAGAATCAGGAACGAGGACTACACAAAATATTCGCATATGTTTTCCGGCGGCGATCTGCGTATCGACACCATCATCAACCCGGATGAAGAGGTCGTGGAGTCCATTCTGCGGGTTATGAGTGTTCCTGGAGCAGTGGAAATAAACGATTTTGTGGGTGGGAGAATCCGGCTCATCGGAGTCCGGCTGCCCGAAGACAGCCCGCTTGTCGGAGTTACCCTCATGGATATCCGGGAGCATCTCGGCGACGTCGATGTTGTTATTGCCGCGCTGGTACGCAATGACCGGCTGATTATTCCCGGTGGTCTTGATACAATACACAAGGGCGATATAGTCTATTTTACCTGCATCCGGGATCAGCAGGATGAACTGCTCAGGCGTTCCGGAATTCTGTCCGACCCCATCCGTAAAGTACTTATTGTCGGTGGCGGGAATGTGGGCTTTCAGCTCGCTCAGGCCCTCGACAACAAAAAGTACCATACCAGACTGCTGGAATATAATCCTGAAAGGTGTGCGGAACTCTCCGAAAAACTGGACAGGGTTATAGTCCTTTCCGGCAACGGTACCGATCAGGAACTGCTCAAGGAAGAAAATATCGGAGAGCTGGATATGGTTATAGCCGTTACCGGCGATGAAGAAATGAATATCCTTTCGTGTCTGCTTTCCAAGAATCTCGGAGCGCGCAAGACTATTACAAGGATCAACAATTTCGCCTATCTGCCGCTTATACAGCCCATCGGCATCGATCATCTGGTCTGCCCGCGTCTTTCAGCGATCAACTCCATTTTGCATTTTGTCCGTCAGGGCAAGGTTATTTCAGCCGTATCCATCAAAGGAGAGGAAGCCGAAGCTCTGGAGGCCATTGCCCAGGAAAATTCCGCTATTGTCGGAAAGCCCATCATGGATCTGGATCTGCCCAAAGGTGCTCTTATCCTGTGCTTTCAGCGCGGGGAGGACGTCATAATCCCCACCGGAACCACCGTGATTGAACCGAACGACAGATTGCTCATAATTTCCACCCATAAAAACATTCCGAAGATTGAAAAAGCCCTGACCACCAAGCTGGAGTTGTACTGA
- a CDS encoding TrkH family potassium uptake protein, which yields MRWRIVLHIIGALTLCVGLTMIFPLFFSLYYQDSGIIPLTQSMIITSAVGLGMFLLFRDREENKGLSHREGMAIVALGWVGAGFFGSLPFYLGDVFPCYVDCFFESLSGFTTTGASVMTEIEHNAKGILFWRSLTHWLGGMGIIVLSLAILPFLGVGGMQLYKAEVPGPVPDKLKPRIKDTALVLWKVYLLFSAIEAVLLMFGGMDLFDSLCHTFGTLATGGFSTKNSSVAYFQSAYIDYVITAFMIIAAINFSLHYQLIKGRPLLMWRDPEFRFFGVITLIITAIITISVYAATDYDSIAESFRYTSFQVASIMSTTGYATADYEIWPAVAQGLLLLCMFLGGCAGSTSGGMKHLRIMLLFKQAYREVFRIIHPRSVNRVKLGKTVVQPETMTDILGFCVLWLGLFVICGLIVAASGVDVVSSFAASLACIGNIGPGIGSVGPTDNYAHIPALGKWALIFCMLLGRLEIYTVVVLCVPEFWRK from the coding sequence ATGCGTTGGCGAATAGTGTTGCACATTATCGGGGCCTTGACCCTGTGTGTGGGGCTGACCATGATTTTTCCGCTGTTTTTTTCCCTTTACTATCAAGACAGCGGGATAATTCCGCTTACACAGTCCATGATAATTACGTCTGCTGTGGGGCTGGGAATGTTTCTGCTCTTTCGGGACCGGGAGGAAAACAAGGGACTCAGCCATCGCGAAGGAATGGCCATCGTGGCTCTAGGCTGGGTCGGAGCCGGATTTTTCGGGAGTCTTCCATTTTATCTGGGCGATGTTTTTCCCTGCTACGTGGACTGCTTTTTCGAATCCCTTTCCGGTTTCACCACCACCGGTGCTTCGGTAATGACCGAAATTGAGCACAACGCCAAGGGAATACTCTTCTGGCGCAGTCTGACTCATTGGCTCGGCGGCATGGGCATCATTGTCCTGTCCCTTGCCATTCTGCCGTTCCTCGGCGTAGGCGGCATGCAGCTGTACAAAGCCGAGGTGCCCGGCCCGGTTCCGGACAAGCTCAAGCCACGGATCAAGGATACGGCTCTGGTACTCTGGAAGGTCTATCTGCTCTTTTCCGCCATTGAGGCAGTTCTGCTCATGTTCGGCGGAATGGACCTTTTCGATTCCCTCTGCCATACCTTTGGGACACTCGCTACCGGCGGATTCTCCACCAAGAATTCATCTGTTGCCTATTTCCAGAGTGCTTACATCGACTACGTGATAACTGCGTTCATGATCATTGCGGCCATAAATTTCAGCCTGCATTATCAACTGATCAAAGGACGCCCCCTTCTTATGTGGAGGGACCCCGAATTTCGCTTTTTTGGGGTCATAACACTTATAATTACGGCCATCATAACCATTTCGGTCTATGCTGCCACCGACTATGATTCCATTGCCGAATCCTTTCGTTACACATCTTTTCAGGTGGCATCCATCATGAGTACCACCGGCTATGCCACAGCGGACTATGAAATCTGGCCGGCTGTAGCCCAGGGTCTTCTCCTGCTGTGCATGTTTCTCGGCGGTTGCGCCGGGTCTACCAGTGGCGGCATGAAGCATCTGCGCATAATGCTGCTGTTCAAGCAGGCCTACCGGGAAGTTTTTCGCATCATCCATCCACGCTCGGTCAACCGGGTGAAGCTTGGAAAGACTGTTGTTCAGCCGGAAACAATGACCGACATACTCGGATTTTGCGTCCTCTGGCTGGGCCTGTTTGTCATTTGCGGATTGATTGTTGCCGCTTCCGGGGTTGATGTAGTCTCATCCTTTGCCGCATCACTCGCCTGCATCGGGAACATCGGTCCGGGCATAGGCAGTGTCGGCCCCACGGACAACTATGCCCATATTCCCGCCCTGGGTAAATGGGCGCTTATCTTCTGCATGCTGCTCGGCAGATTGGAGATATACACCGTCGTTGTCCTGTGCGTACCTGAGTTCTGGCGTAAGTAG